Part of the Dethiobacter alkaliphilus AHT 1 genome, CAATATCTTTCACTGCCACCAGGCCGCCAGAACGCTTAAGGCTGCCGGAGAGCATCCCCAAAGCGGCCTGAAAATCCGCGATGCGGAGAAACTCAAGAAATATGCGGATATGGCAGGGCTTGATGCCAACCAGCCCATTGAAAAGCTGGCGGTGGACTTTGCCGACTGGGTAATGAATGATATCCATGCCCCGTTCCATGTGGAATCAAAAACAGTGGAAGCTTTTGCTCCTGCCCGCAGAAAAGAACTGTGGCGTAAACTGGGCATCTTTCCCGGCGGCGGCTACAGCGAAGTAGCTTACGCCCAAACCCAGTGTATGACCAACTTCACCTCCGACCCGGTGGAATTTTTGGTCAGAGGTGTGCGCCTCGGCGTTGCCAACGAATACCAGGGCCTGTTTATGCTAAATATTCTCCAGGAAATTTTGATGGGAACCCAGGCTATTACCAAGAAGCAGCAAAACATGGGACTGTTAAAAGAAAACAAGGTCAATGTCATCACCAACGGCCATATGCCGCTGTTGGCCCATGTGGCCATTGATCTGGCTTCCAGCGAAGAATGGCAGCAGAAAGCCAAAGATGCGGGAGCCGAAGGAATTCAGATTTTGGGCCATGTTTGTGAAGGGCAGCAGTTGATTAACTATGAAGGAACCCATAACCAGAGCGCTTACGCCGGGCAGGAAGGCGAATGGCTCTCCCAGGAGTATCTGTTGGCCACCGGCGTGGTAGACCTTTTCATGTTTGACTATAACTGTACCGTTCCCACCATGCCGCTCTTTGCCAAGAAGTTTGGCACAAAACTCCTCAGTACCCATCCCGTCATTAAGCTGCAGGGCACCGATACCCTGGACTTTGTGCCGGAAAAAATGCAGGAACAGGCGGCCAAAGCACTGGATATGGCCATCGAATCATTTAAAAACCGTAAGGCCGAAGGCCGTGAAACCTACATCCCGCCCCACGTATCCGACTGCATGGTGGGCTTTAGTACCGAATCCATCAAAAATGCTCTGGGTGGCAGCTTTAAACCCCTCATCGACCAGATCGCCAACGGTAACATCCGTGGCGTAGCCACCATCGTGGGCTGCACCACCGCCCGCTACGGACAG contains:
- the cooS gene encoding anaerobic carbon-monoxide dehydrogenase catalytic subunit — translated: MSIKDIFSSFTKSAETMRGDDKTFAADLTNKDFNDPAVHEHGSPVDYQKIEKSPDMEKVHQWQRDHIKKDDQSKEGYPLNVIIDPAMREMYQVVHNAEMTNVFDRFAQQQPTQCKFCIEGLSCQLCANGPCRISKKAPRGTCGVDAHTMVARNFMYRHVTIGTAANIFHCHQAARTLKAAGEHPQSGLKIRDAEKLKKYADMAGLDANQPIEKLAVDFADWVMNDIHAPFHVESKTVEAFAPARRKELWRKLGIFPGGGYSEVAYAQTQCMTNFTSDPVEFLVRGVRLGVANEYQGLFMLNILQEILMGTQAITKKQQNMGLLKENKVNVITNGHMPLLAHVAIDLASSEEWQQKAKDAGAEGIQILGHVCEGQQLINYEGTHNQSAYAGQEGEWLSQEYLLATGVVDLFMFDYNCTVPTMPLFAKKFGTKLLSTHPVIKLQGTDTLDFVPEKMQEQAAKALDMAIESFKNRKAEGRETYIPPHVSDCMVGFSTESIKNALGGSFKPLIDQIANGNIRGVATIVGCTTARYGQGGSNIFKITKGLIENNILVLSGGCTSSVMEYTGLTDPKAAEECGDTLKAVCQQLGIPPVLTYGACVDIGKMTQTAMELADALDVDTNKLPLVIGAPEYLEQKAVADACTAVALGWLVHVAPVPSITGSEVVVKTLTETTETLGLGKVVVEMDAEKTVQIYVDHIEQKRKELGI